A section of the Alligator mississippiensis isolate rAllMis1 chromosome 8, rAllMis1, whole genome shotgun sequence genome encodes:
- the ZNF750 gene encoding zinc finger protein 750, translating to MSLLKERKPKKPHYIPRPPGKPFKYKCFQCPFTCNEKSHLFNHMKYGLCKNSITLVSEQDRVIKCPKSSSLEPKQINHLEPSAKPTSSKSITNGLTNLDTKPQYAFAKDDAKENVELQNQAVSKLAQGQKPVIQKELTPTNTTTESAINIQPVLDSTIRPSAFVPVGEHRESKGPETNDLSEIISLSNANKSSLFHAKSAFHAPNHPWKTGSTFIPPEFPHKVPPTKGFGSIPPYMQPMIPEYPSHFYDHRLAIYAPYLLPGNSECENSALSVYGSQDQRHFLPHPGPLPKPTYEHYRLLQYHSSPPIPYGFCRPTDPPFYRFPPVAGISRDQSSHLMDETALLYPGSLSPSQQYPLSSHKKQTEYDKEIPLLLAKNHSKDDQNERDNAKMSPLAGSAATGSPGRPSPTNFTQTGLFDLSNKSSTTTGKYDQQEESFTAFRPVRKSTDQSTLLQNVQTQQDREDSPTSIDVTDEDSHIQTENHANSEELLSNREDDTGIAPLNLSKRPDTNAGAVHEHTYETETQSFLELQDMPLNLSVKDSCNTFSLKASFQSPSHDAGAATTPNAENENSGELCKPKNHASNSACDKPFTVHSNEAQDLKVIDNCDEQKQTAAVALCQLAAYSPSKARRDNEEQSSHNCSTPCTEPALSSTDIQNDHCNHKAKGQKRTSQKETAKSQQGTKRVKPNDCSRIFTLRKRTRVS from the exons ATGAGTCTCCTGAAAGAGCGTAAACCAAAGAAGCCTCATTATATCCCAAGACCTCCAGGAAAGCCATTTAAATATAAGTGTTTTCAATGCCCCTTTACTTGCAATGAGAAATCGCACCTTTTCAACCATATGAAGTATGGTCTTTGCAAAAACTCAATTACTTTAGTGTCAGAGCAGGACCGAGTTATCAAGTGTCCAAAGTCCAGTTCCTTAGAGCCAAAGCAGATTAATCACTTAGAACCTTCAGCTAAACCGACTTCTTCTAAATCTATAACAAATGGACTGACAAATCTTGACACTAAGCCTCAATATGCTTTTGCAAAAGATGATGCAAAGGAAAATGTTGAACTACAAAACCAGGCAGTAAGCAAGTTGGCTCAAGGACAAAAACCTGTCATTCAAAAAGAATTGACTCCTACCAATACAACCACAGAAAGTGCAATCAACATTCAGCCTGTTTTGGACAGCACTATAAGGCCCTCAGCATTTGTTCCTGTAGGGGAGCACAGAGAAAGCAAGGGCCCAGAAACGAATGATCTTTCTGAAATTATATCCCTGTCTAATGCAAACAAAAGTTCACTGTTTCATGCAAAGTCTGCATTTCATGCTCCAAACCATCCATGGAAAACAGGTTCCACTTTTATCCCACCAGAGTTTCCACATAAAGTTCCTCCCACAAAAGGTTTTGGTTCCATTCCACCTTATATGCAACCAATGATTCCAGAATATCCATCTCATTTTTATGACCACAGACTGGCTATCTATGCACCTTACTTGCTCCCAGGTAATTCAGAGTGCGAAAACTCTGCTCTGTCTGTCTATGGCTCACAAGATCAAAGACATTTCCTCCCCCATCCTGGGCCACTCCCAAAACCAACGTATGAGCACTACAGATTACTCCAGTATCATTCCAGTCCTCCAATACCATATGGATTTTGCCGACCGACAGATCCTCCCTTTTATAGATTTCCACCTGTTGCTGGTATTAGCAGAGATCAAAGTTCTCACCTGATGGACGAAACGGCCTTGCTCTACCCAGGTTCTTTAAGTCCATCTCAACAATACCCATTAAGCTCACATAAAAAACAAACTGAATATGACAAAGAAATTCCATTGCTGCTTGCCAAAAATCATTCCAAAGATGATCAAAATGAAAGGGACAATGCTAAAATGAGCCCCCTCGCTGGAAGTGCAGCAACAGGCTCACCAGGTAGACCCAGCCCAACTAACTTCACTCAGACAGGCCTTTTTGACCTTTCTAACAAATCTTCCACAACAACTGGCAAATATGACCAACAAGAAGAAAGTTTCACAGCCTTCAGACCTGTGAGGAAAAGCACAGATCAATCAACTCTCCTTCAGAATGTGCAGACCCAGCAAGACAGGGAAGATTCACCtaccag CATTgatgtcactgatgaagattcACATATTCAGACTGAAAATCACGCTAACAGTGAGGAACTCTTGTCCAACAGGGAGGACGACACAGGAATAGCACCACTTAATCTTTCAAAGAGGCCTGACACAAATGCAGGAGCTGTTCATGAACACACATACGAAACAGAAACTCAGAGCTTCCTGGAATTGCAGGATATGCCTCTAAATCTCTCAGTGAAAGATTCCTGTAACACATTCAGCCTGAAAGCTTCATTCCAGAGTCCATCACACGAtgctggggctgccaccactcCAAATGCTGAAAATGAAAATTCTGGAGAACTATGTAAACCAAAAAATCATGCCAGTAACAGTGCTTGCGACAAACCTTTCACAGTACACAGTAATGAAGCCCAAGATTTGAAAGTAATTGATAACTGTGATGAGCAGAAGCAAACAGCAGCGGTTGCGCTTTGTCAGCTAGCTGCATATAGCCCTAGTAAAGCAAGAAGAGACAATGAAGAGCAAAGTTCTCACAACTGTAGCACTCCATGTACAGAACCAGCCCTCAGTTCAACAGATATTCAGAATGATCATTGCAACCACAAAGCAAAAGGGCAAAAAAGGACAAGTCAAAAGGAAACAGCAAAATCACAGCAAGGGACAAAAAGAGTAAAACCCAATGACTGCAGCAGAATATTTACGCTAAGAAAGAGAACACGAGTATCATAA